In Flavobacterium sp. CS20, a single window of DNA contains:
- a CDS encoding isoprenyl transferase, protein MTELKLDKSKIPKHVAIIMDGNGRWAKNKGFKRVIGHEKGTTTVNKIVEACVELGVEYLTLFAFSTENWQRPKYEINSLMKLLLSSLRKELNNMHDKKIKLSAIGNTAKLPEKVKKQLEEVKDATKNYDKLKLTLALSYGSREEIINAVKKISQKVKNNLIDINTIDDSTINTHLYTHNLPDVDLLIRTSGEQRISNFMLWQIAYAELYFCKELYYDFTKEHLFEAINNFQKRERRFGKTSEQLK, encoded by the coding sequence ATGACTGAACTCAAACTTGACAAATCCAAAATACCAAAACACGTTGCCATTATTATGGACGGCAATGGTCGATGGGCAAAAAACAAAGGATTTAAAAGAGTAATTGGTCATGAAAAAGGCACGACTACCGTCAATAAAATTGTAGAAGCTTGTGTAGAATTAGGAGTTGAATATCTTACACTATTTGCCTTTTCAACTGAAAATTGGCAAAGACCAAAATACGAAATCAATAGCTTGATGAAACTCTTATTATCGTCTTTAAGAAAAGAGCTCAATAATATGCATGACAAAAAAATTAAGCTATCAGCTATCGGCAACACAGCAAAACTTCCTGAAAAAGTCAAAAAACAACTCGAAGAAGTAAAAGATGCTACAAAAAACTATGATAAGCTAAAGTTAACCCTAGCTTTAAGCTATGGTTCAAGAGAAGAAATCATCAATGCCGTAAAAAAAATAAGTCAAAAAGTTAAAAATAATTTAATTGACATCAACACTATAGATGATTCAACCATAAATACACATCTTTACACCCATAATTTGCCAGATGTAGATTTGCTAATAAGAACAAGCGGAGAACAACGAATTAGCAATTTTATGTTATGGCAAATTGCATATGCAGAACTATATTTTTGTAAAGAGCTTTACTATGATTTCACAAAAGAACATCTTTTTGAAGCCATTAATAATTTTCAGAAAAGAGAAAGAAGATTTGGAAAAACAAGTGAACAACTTAAATAA
- a CDS encoding DUF6089 family protein has translation MKFLSFLLFLIFVSHNIVAQTYEIGPMLGSTTFVGDVGSTQVLGFDEYAKKDKISYGLLFRWNRSNRHSFRFSAMRIQTFGIDNDSNIPERQARNLSFFTDINEISVGLEYTFWEWDLHALKRPQLVPYLSTGIAYFFTDQFARAGDELIKVDNLNNFALPLTIGVKTTLGRKFVLSAEFSARYTFSDNIDGSAPSELNNENAFPAFGNSNSNDWYIFAGFSITRTFGRKPCYNCKF, from the coding sequence ATGAAGTTTTTAAGCTTCTTACTTTTTTTAATATTCGTATCTCATAATATAGTAGCTCAAACCTATGAAATTGGACCGATGTTGGGTAGCACAACATTTGTTGGAGATGTAGGGTCAACGCAAGTTTTAGGCTTTGATGAATATGCAAAAAAAGACAAAATATCATATGGCTTATTGTTTAGATGGAACAGAAGCAACAGGCATTCTTTTAGGTTTTCAGCTATGAGAATTCAAACATTTGGAATAGATAACGATTCAAACATCCCTGAAAGACAAGCAAGAAATTTAAGCTTTTTTACAGATATTAATGAAATATCAGTAGGTCTAGAATACACGTTTTGGGAGTGGGATTTGCACGCCCTCAAAAGACCTCAGCTTGTCCCATATTTATCAACAGGAATAGCTTATTTTTTTACAGATCAATTTGCTAGAGCTGGAGATGAATTGATCAAAGTCGATAACCTTAATAATTTTGCTCTACCGCTAACAATAGGAGTTAAAACAACATTAGGAAGAAAATTTGTGCTATCCGCTGAATTTTCAGCTCGATATACATTTTCAGACAACATAGACGGCAGTGCACCATCAGAATTAAACAACGAAAATGCTTTCCCTGCTTTTGGTAATTCTAATTCAAACGATTGGTATATATTTGCAGGGTTTTCAATAACCCGTACCTTTGGCAGAAAACCGTGTTACAATTGCAAATTTTAA